A window of Bacilli bacterium PM5-9 genomic DNA:
TATCCATAAGATCGCTCCTTGCATTTGATAATACAATTATGGCATAATAGTTCTATAAGTACAACTAATATATAAGAAAAAATTATGATAAAGATTTCACAAAGGTAAAACTGTGAAAATAAATGATATCTTTTTGCTGAAATAGTCAAAAATTATAAAAATAATAAGTTTTATTTGATAAAAAAGATTAGTCCATAAAAAATTTTGATAATAACATAAATTTATTGTAATGTTTTTTTTGTCTTCGATATTGTTTAGAGAATAGATAAAGCTTATAATTTAAAGTATAGAATAGGAGGAATAACAATGTCGTATACAATTGATATGATTGAAATGGGGCAAAAGGCAACTTTTACTAAAACAGTAAGCGAAAGTGATGTTTATCTTTTTGCTGGAGTATCTGGGGATTTGAATCCAGCACACACTAATGAGGAATATTGTAAAGACACAATGTTCAAGACAAGAATAGCACATGGAATGCTAAGTGCATCATTTATTTCAACTGTGTTTGGAATGACTTTGCCAGGACCAGGAACAATTTTTTTAGAAAATAATTGCAAGTTTAGAAAACCAGTATTTATTAATGATACAATTACTGCTGAAGTTGAGGTAAGTGAAATTATTAATGAAAAAAATATTGTTAAGTTTATGACAAGATGTTTTAATCAAAACGGTGATATTGTTATTGAAGGGACGGCTACGCTAATGCCGCCAAAGAAAGGGTAGGTAAAATGGATTTTAAATTAACTAAACAACAAGAATTATTTTTAGATTTATTTGAAAATTTTTCACAAAATGAAGTTAAACCTTTAGCTGCTGAAGTCGATGAAGAAGAAAGATTTCCAGTTGAAACAGTAGAATTATTAAAAAAATATGGATTTATGGGAATTCCATTTCCAAAAGAATATGGTGGAGCGGGAGCAAGCGATGTAGAATATGCAATGGCAGTAGAAACATTATCTAAATATTGTGCTACTACAGGTGTTATCGTTTCAGCACATACTTCACTATGTGCAAATCCAATATATATGTTTGGAACAGAAGAGCAAAAGCAAAAATTCCTTGTGCCTTTAGCAAAAGGTGAAAAAATTGGTGCTTTTGGATTAACAGAGCCAAATGCTGGAACTGATGCTGGTGGACAACAAACAACAGCAGTTTTAGATGGTGATGAATATGTATTAAATGGTTCAAAAATATTTATTACAAATGGTGGATATGCTGATATTTATATCATCATTGCAATGACTGATAAATCAAAAGGAACTCGTGGAATCTCTGCATTTATTGTTGAAGCTGACAATCCAGGATTTTCAATTGGTAAAAAAGAATTGAAATTAGGAATTAGAGGATCTTCTACAACTGAATTAATTATGAAAGATTGCCGTATTCCAAAAGATCAATTACTAGGAAAAGTTGGACAAGGATTTAAAGTAGCAATGCAAACACTTGATGGTGGTCGTATTGGTATTGCAGCTCAAGGGTTAGGTATTGCTCAAGGTGCTATTGATGAAACAGTTGCTTATGTTAAAGAACGTAAACAATTTAATCGTCCAATAAGTGCATTCCAAAATACTCAATTCCAATTAGCTGATATGCAAACAAAAACTGATGCAGCAAGATTATTAGTTTATCGTGCAGCAAGTTGTAAAGCTCAAAAATTACCATATTCAAATGAAGCAGCTATGGCAAAATTATTTGCTTCAGAAACTGCTATGGAAGTAACTACTAAAGCAGTTCAATTATTTGGTGGTTATGGTTATACAAGAGAGTATCCAGTTGAAAGAATGATGAGAGATGCAAAAATTACAGAAATCTATGAAGGAACTTCAGAGGTTCAAAGAATGGTAATTTCAGCACATCTTTTAAATAAGTAGGAGGAACAGTTAATGAACATAGTTGTATTAATTAAACAAGTACCTGACACAACTGAGATTAAAGTAAACTTTGAAACAGGAACTTTAATTCGTGATGGGGTAAAAAGTATAATGAATCCAGATGATAGAGCTGGATTAGAAGAAGCATTAAAAATCAAAGATGCTAGTGGAGCACATGTTACAGTTGTAACTATGGGTCCTCCTCAAGCGGATAGTATGTTAAGAGAAGCTTTAGCAATGGGTGCTGATGAAGCAATTTTAGTAAGTGATGGTCGTTTTGCTGGAGCGGATACTTGGGCAACATCTTCAACAATTGCCGGAGTATTAAACAAACTTGATTTTGATTTAATTATTGCAGGACGTCAAGCAATTGATGGTGATACAGCACAAGTAGGTCCACAAACTGCTGAAAAACTAAATATTCCTCATATTACTTATGTTGAAGAAGTGGTTGAATATACTGAAAAAGACATTACAGTTCATCGTCAATATGAAGATGGTTATCATGTTATTAAAGCTGAATTCCCATGCTTATTAACAACATTAACTGAGATGAATAAACCTCGCTATATGAGTACAAATGGAATTGTTGATGCTTTTGAAAAAGAAGTAAAAGTTTGGACATTAGATGATATCGAAGTTGATGTTGCAAACATTGGTTTAAAAGGATCACCAACAAAAGTTAGAAAAACATTTACAAAAGAAGCTACTGAAAAAGCTGATTTATTTGAAGGTACTGCTCAAGAAGCAGCAGCTTTAATTACAAAAGAATTAGCTAGTAGAAATTTAATATAGGAGGAAAAAGTAATGTATGATATTGATTTAGCAAGAGATTACTTTGTCTTCATTGAACAAAGAGATGGAAAAATCATGGATGTTGCTTATGAATTAATTGGTGAAGCAACAAGATTAGTAAAAAGAACAGACGGTTATAAAGTTGTAGGTCTTTTATTAGGGCACAATGTAGATAATCTAGCAAAAGAAGCAATCGCATATGGTTGTGATAAAGTTATCGTTGTTGATGATGAATTATTAAAAGTGTATGTTCCAGAAGCATATACAAAAGCTGTTGCTGGAATTATTCAAGAATATAAACCAGATGGAATGTTCATTGGAGCAACAAGTTTAGGTCGTGATTTAGGACCAAGAGTTGCTGCAAGATGTAAAACAGGTTTAACGGCAGATGCTACTGTAATTGAAGTTGATCCAGAAGATGAAGGAACAAAATTATTGTGGGTAACTCGTCCAGCATTTGGTGGTAACTTATTCGGAACAATTATTTGTCCTGATCATCGTCCACAAATGGCGACAATTAGACCTGGTGTATTAGTGAAAAACGAAAAAGATGAATCGCGTCAAGGAGAAATCGTAAAATTTGATGCAAAATTAGATAAAAATGACATTAATGTAGATATCTTAGATATAGTTAAGAAAGTTGCTGAAGGTGTTGATATCACAAAAGCTGAGATTGTTATTTCTGGTGGACGTGGTGTTGGTGGACCTGAAGGTTTTGAACTATTAGAAAAAGTTGCTAAAAGTATTGATGGAGTAGTTGCTGGAAGCCGTGCATCTGTAGATGCTGGTTGGATTGAAAAAGCAAAACAAGTTGGTCAAACAGGTAAAACAATTCGTCCTCTTGTATATATTGCTTGTGGAATCTCAGGGGCTGTTCAACATACTGCTGGTATGGATAAAGCAGACTTCATCATTGCAATAAACAAAGATAAATATGCACCAATTTTCGATGTTGCACATGTTGGAATTGTTGGAGATTTATTTGAAGTTTTACCAGAGTTAGAGAAACAGTTTTTAGAAATAAAATAGTTGTGGTATAATAAAATTGTTGAAAAATTGATAACTTAATAGAGGCGCAATTGATTCGGGTAGATATTAGTTAGTGTAGCTGCTAGTTACTAGTATTGAAGGGGATCGTTGCCGAAAGGAAAGTTTAGCTACGAGCTTTTTCTTGGTTTATGAATACACTATTCATAGACTCTCATATTAATATATGGGGCGCTATTAAATATACCATGGTATATTTAGAGCGTCTTTTTGTTTAAATATAAGAAAGGGGATAATTAAATGAAAAAAATTGAATCATTAATTAGACTAAGAATGTCAAGCCATGATGCACACTATGGTGGAAACCTTGTAGATGGTGCAAGAATGTTGGGATTATTTGGAGATGTAGCAACTGAGCTTTTAATCAAAAGAGATGGAGATGAAGGGCTATTTGTAGCATATAAAGATGTTGAATTTACTGCTCCAGTTTATGCAGGAGATTACATTGAAGCTTATGGATATATTGAAAAAGAAGGAAATACTTCTCGTACAATGACTTTTGAAGCACGTAAAGTAATTCAACCAAGAACTGATATTAATGATAGTGCAGCTGAGTTTTTAGAAGAGCCAATTGTTGTTTGTAAAGCAACAGGTGTATGTTTAGTGCCAAAGGAGAAAAAACGTTATGAGTAAATTAATTATTACTGCTGCAATATGTGGTGCTGAAGTAACAAAAGAACATAATCCAGCAACTCCATACACAGTAGCTGAAATAGCTGCTGAAGCAAAAGCTGCTCATGAAGCTGGTGCTGCGATTATTCATTTACATGTTAGAGAAGATGATGGAACTCCAACACAAAGTAAAGCACGTTATGAAGAATGTATGAAAGCAATTAAAGAAGTATGTCCAAATGTTATTGTGCAACCTTCAACAGGTGGTGCTGTTGGAATGTCTAGTGAAGAGAGATTACAACCAGTTACTTTAAACCCAGAAATGGCAACACTTGATTGTGGAACATGTAACTTTGGTGGTGATGAAATCTTTGAAAACACTGAAAATATGATTATTGAATTTGCTGCTAAAATGGCAGAACATGGTGTTAAACCAGAATGTGAAGTTTTTGATAAAGGTATGATTGATATGGCTTTAAGACTTCAGAAAAAAGGTTTAATTAAAGATGAAAACCTACATTTTGACTTTGTAATGGGTGTAAATGGTGGAATTAGTGCAACACCACGTGACTTATTATTTATGGTTGAATCTATTCCAAGCAATAGTACTTGGACAGCTGCTGGAATTGGACGTCATGAATTCCCGCTTGCTGCAATGACTATTGTAATGGGTGGACATGTAAGAGTTGGATTTGAAGATAATGTTTATCTTGAAAAAGGAGTATTAGCTAAATCAAATGCAGAGCTTGTTAACAAAGTTGTTCAACTTGCTAAATTATTAGGAAGAGAAGTAGCAACTTCAGATGAAGCAAGAGAAATTTTGGGGTTGAAATAATATGAAAACAAAAGTTGTAAGCAAGGAATCATTAAAAGATCATCTTCATGATGGCATGAGTATTATGGTTGGTGGATTCATGGCATGTGGAACACCAGAAACGATTGTTGATATGATTATTGAATCTGGTATTAAGGATTTAACAATGTATTGTAATGATGCAGGGTTTCCTGATCGCGGGATTGGTCGTATAATTGCTAAGGGTCAATGTAAAAAATTATACACATCTCATATTGGTTTAAATCCAGAAGCTCAAGCAATGATGAATGATGGAAGAATGGAAATTGTTTTAGTACCACAAGGAACTTTAGCTGAGCAAATTAGAGCTGGTGGAAGTGGACTTGGTGGTGTTTTAACACCAACAGGATTAGGTACTTTAGTTGAAGAAGGAAAACAAGTTTTAGAGATAAAAGGGAAAAAATACCTTTTAGAAGAAGCTTTTAAAGCAGATTTATCAATTGTAAAAGCAAATGTTGCTGATACAGTTGGGAATTCAAGATTATTAGGAACAACACTTAATTTTAATCCACTAATGGCATTAGCTGGTGAAAAAGTTATGGTTGAAGCAGATGAAATAGTAGAGCACATTAATCAAGATGATGTTACTATTCCACATGTTGTTGTTGATTATGTAATTAAGGAGGAACATTAAGATGGATGTAAAAGAAAAAATCGTTAAGCGTGTTGCTCAAGAGTTACAAGATGGTCAATTAGTTAATCTAGGAATTGGGATGCCAACATTAGTTGCTAATTATCTTCCTGAGGATGTTAGTGTTGTTTTACAATCAGAAAATGGTATGGTTGGATTAATTGGTTTAGATGGTAAAGAGCCTGACTTAAATATTACTAATGCTGGTGGGCAATATGTTGATGTTGATGAGTATGGTGCTTTCTTTGATAGCAGTTATTCATTTGCCTTAATTAGAGGTGGACATGTTGATGCAACAGTATTAGGAACTTTAGAAGTTGACCAAGAAGGAAATATTGCTAACTACATGATTCCAGGAAAATTAGTTCCAGGAATGGGTGGAGCAATGGATTTAGTTACTGGTGCAAAGAGAGTAATTGTATCAACTACTCATACTTCAAAAGGTGCTCCAAAAATTCTAAAAAAATGTACATTACCAATTACTGGATGTAAAAGTGCTGATATGATAGTTACAGAATTAGCAGTATTTGAAGTAAAAGATAATTATTTATTGCTAACAGAAGTAGCTGAAGAATCAAGTGTTGAAGAAGTATTAGAATTGACAGAAGCTGATGTTAAATTAGCTGAAGATATTAAAAGATTTTAAAATTATAGAAAGAAGGAAAAAAAATGAAACAAGGAAACAAGTATGGAACACACCGTGTAATTGAACCAAAAGGTGTATTACCACAACCAGCTGCAAAAGTTGATAATGACATGAACATTTATGACAATGAAATTTTAATTGATGTTCTTGCACTTAATATTGACTCTGCATCATTCACTCAAATTGCTGATGAACAAGGGCATGATGAGGCAAAAATCGGAAACAGAATTATGGAAATTGTTGCTGAAAAAGGTAAACAACAAAACCCAGTTACTGGCTCAGGTGGAATGTTAATCGGTATTATTAAAGAAATTGGACCTGCATTAGAAGGAAAAACTGATTTAAAAGTTGGAGATAAAATTGCAACATTAGTTTCTTTATCTTTAACACCATTAAAAATTGAGAAAATCAAAAAAATCCATATGGATATTGATCGTGTTGAAATTGAAGGACAAGCTATTTTATTTGAATCAGGAATTTATGCAGTATTACCAAGTGATATGAGCGAAACATTAGCATTAGCTGCACTTGATGTTGCTGGAGCGCCAGCTCAAGCACAAAAACTTGCTACTAAAGGACAAAGCGTTTTAATTTTAGGAGCTGCAGGTAAAAGTGGTGTTATGTGTTGCTATGAAGCTAAAAAATCTGTTGGAGCAGAAGGAAAAGTTATTGGATTCATTAATTTAGAATCAGATCGTGAAATGTTAGAAAAAACAGGATTCTGCGATCACGTAATTGTTGGAGATGCAACAAATGCAATCGAAGTATTAGATAAAGTTAAAGAAGCAACTGGTGGAGAAGAAGTAGATGTATGTATTAACTGTGTTAACGTTATGAATACTGAAATGGCTTCAATTTTACCAGTAAAAGATGGAGGAATTGTTTACTTCTTCTCAATGGCTACTAGCTTTACAAAAGCAGCTTTAGGGGCTGAAGGTGTTGGTAAAGATGTAACTATGATAATTGGTAATGGTTATACAAAAAATCATGCGAAAATTACATTAGATGCATTAAGAGAATCAAAAGTATTAAGAGATATTTTTGAAGAAAAATATTTATAAAATTTAGGAGGATTAAAAAATGAATACTTACAGTAGAAGAAAAGAATTATATCCAAACGTAACTGACGAGCAATGGAACGATTGGAAATGGCAAGTACAAAACCGTATTGAAACAGTAGAACAATTAGAACAATATGTAGATTTAACTCCAGAAGAATTAGAAGGTGCTAAAAAAACACTTGAATCATTAAGAATGGCAATTACACCTTATTATATTTCTTTAATTAACCCAAGTGATCCACATGATCCAGTTCGTAAACAAGCTGTACCATTATCAAAAGAATTACATGTTTCTGAAGCAGATTTAGATGATCCACTTCATGAAGATGTTGATAGTCCAACTCCAGGATTAACTCATCGTTATCCAGACCGTGCTTTATTATTAGTAACTGACCAATGCTCTATGTATTGTCGTCATTGTACAAGAAGAAGATTTGCTGGTCAAAACGATAGTGAATTACCAATGACTCAAATTGATAAAGCAATTGAGTATATTAAAAATACACCTGTAATTAGAGATGTTGTTTTATCAGGTGGAGATGCTTTATTAATTAATGATGAAGTTTTAGAATCAATCTTAAAAAGATTAAGCGAAATTGATCACGTTGAAATCGTTCGTATTGGATCAAGAGTACCTGTTGTATTACCACAAAGAATCACACCAAAATTATGTGAAATCTTGAAAAAATATCAACCAGTTTGGTTTAATACACACTTTAATCATCCACATGAAATTACTCCAGAAAGTAAAAAAGCATGTGATATGATTGCTGATGCTGGATGTCCAATTGGAAATCAATCAGTATTATTAGCTGGTGTTAATGATAGTGTTCACATTATGAGAAAATTAGTTAATGATTTAGTTAAAATTCGTGTTCGTCCATATTACATTTACCAATGTGATTTAAGTAATGGATTAGAGCATTTCAGAACACCTGTATCAAAAGGTATTGAAATTATTGAAGGATTAAGAGGACATACATCAGGATTATGTGTTCCAACATTCGTTGTTGATGCTCCTGGTGGTGGAGGTAAAATTCCAGTTATGCCACAATACATTATTTCACAAGCTCCTGGTAAAGTTGTATTAAGAAACTATGAAGGTGTTATTACAACTTATTATGAACCAACAAATTATGAGCCAACTCCAATTTCAGGAGAAGTTAAAACTCATAAAGTTGGGGTTGCTGGTTTATTAAATGGTGAAGAAGCAACTATTGAACCAGTAGGACTTGAAAGAAATGAAAGACACGATCACTAATTTTATTAGTGAATTAAGAAGTTTTGATTCAATAGCTATAATTGGACTGAGTAAAAATGCTGGGAAAACGACAACGCTTAACTCAGTCCTTAAGCTACTTAATTACGAAAATGTGATGTTAACATCAATTGGTTATGATGGTGAAGAAACGGATTTAGTTTTCGGGACTGGAAAGCCAACAATTTTTGTTAAAAAAGGCACTTTACTTGCAACTGCAAAAAAATGTGTTTTAAGTAGTGATATTCGTTTTGAAATATTAGAAACAACAGGATTTAATACACCTTTGGGTGAAATTATTATCGTTAAATGTTTAGAAGATGGTTTAATTGAATTGGCTGGTCCATCTTATAATTCGCAATTAAAAGAGGTAATAAGACTTCTTAAAGAATTAGGAAATGGATTGGTTTTAGTTGATGGAGCATTGAATAGAAAAACTTTTAGTGATCCAAGTGTTTGTGATCGTACAATTCTTTGTAGTGGAATGACTTTAAGTGATGACATTAATGAAGTAGCTAAGCAAACATTGTATTCACTACAGTTACTATCATTGAAAAGAATTGATAAAATTGATTGTGAATTAGTTGTTGAAAACTTTAATGATGCAATTACAATTGTTAATAAGGATAATTCAATTAAAAACATTGAAGCATTAACAGCGATTAATCAAGAAGTTATAATTGCAAAAAACTTAGATAAAGATAGCAAATACTTATTGATTAATGGACCACTTACTGATAAACTAGCATTGCAGTTGATTAAAACAAGAAGTCAAATTGATGCATTGTGTGTTGTTGTAAAGAATGGTACAAGTGTATTTGTTAAAGAAGAAACATTTAATCAGTTGAAGAAAGCTAATATTGATATAAGAGTTATTGATGAAATAAATGTTTGTGCAATTTCAATGAATCCAAATAGTTTATATAGACAATTTGATTCAAAAGAAGTGGTTGCTAAAGTAGCAAGCCAAACTGATAAATTAGTATATGATTTTGTAGGGGGTAACTAGTAAATGGTGGCATTTTTAAATCAAAAACAGCGTAGTGAAATTGGTTTTGAGTTTGTTTTAAAACAACTTAATGTTTTAAGTGTCTATGGTCAAGAACTTTTAAATACGCAAAAGGCTTTTGAAGATGCTAAAACGCTAGAGATCGAGTTTGATAAAATTGAAACTACAAAAGAGTATCTTAATAAATATGATAGAGTAATTAAGGAAAGTGAAGTATACTTTTCAAGAATAAAAAATATTGATCTTATTTTAAATGGGCTTGACTTGATTTGCTTAGATGAAGTAGAGATTTTTGAAATCAAAAAATTTGTTTATAATGTAATGAATTTAAATAAATGTTTTAGTGAAATAAATAATGTTATTGATGTTTACTGTTTTAATGATTTTTCAAAATTATTTGAATACTTAGATTTGGATAATTCTAAAATGCCTTTCTTTAGTTTGTACGATGAATATTCTCAAGAGTTAAAAGAGTTACGTGCAAAGCAAAAAGAGAGTGATGAACAAAAAGAAATATTAAAAGATAAAATAAAAGAAGAAGAACAAAAAGTTAAATATGATATAACTAATTTTATTGCTAAATATCAAGATGAATTGATTGCTACGACTAAACAAATTGCTTATTTAGATTTATTGATTGCAAAAGCAAAGTTGGCTAATCGATATGGATTAGATAAACCGATGATTGCTGATAAGATGGTTTTAAAAAATAGTTATAGTCCGTATGTAAGAGAAGTTGTAACTGAAAAAGGGTATAATTATATACCTTTAAATATTGAACTTGAAAAAAAGGTTCAACTTATAACTGGTTCTAATATGTCTGGTAAGTCAGTTACCTTAAAAAATATTATTTTAAATGTTTTGTGCTTTCAGTATGGAATTTATCCATTTGCGCAAGAAGCAAAGTTACCAATTGTTGATTATATTGTATATATATCTGATGAATTACAGGATGTTGAAAATAGTTTAAGTTCATTTGGTAAAGAAGTTGCTGTCTTAAATGAATCACTAGAATTTATTAAAGAAAAACATGGTTTAATTGTTTTAGATGAATTTGCAAGAGGTACTAATCCAATTGAAGCAAAAATGATTGTTGTTGGATTATGTAAATATTTACAAACTCAAAATATTTACTCGATTTTATCAACACATCTTGATTTAGATTTGGATATTGATTATAACCA
This region includes:
- a CDS encoding lysine 2,3-aminomutase (product_source=KO:K01843; cath_funfam=3.20.20.70; cog=COG1509; ko=KO:K01843; pfam=PF04055,PF12544,PF13353; superfamily=102114; tigrfam=TIGR03820), which gives rise to MNTYSRRKELYPNVTDEQWNDWKWQVQNRIETVEQLEQYVDLTPEELEGAKKTLESLRMAITPYYISLINPSDPHDPVRKQAVPLSKELHVSEADLDDPLHEDVDSPTPGLTHRYPDRALLLVTDQCSMYCRHCTRRRFAGQNDSELPMTQIDKAIEYIKNTPVIRDVVLSGGDALLINDEVLESILKRLSEIDHVEIVRIGSRVPVVLPQRITPKLCEILKKYQPVWFNTHFNHPHEITPESKKACDMIADAGCPIGNQSVLLAGVNDSVHIMRKLVNDLVKIRVRPYYIYQCDLSNGLEHFRTPVSKGIEIIEGLRGHTSGLCVPTFVVDAPGGGGKIPVMPQYIISQAPGKVVLRNYEGVITTYYEPTNYEPTPISGEVKTHKVGVAGLLNGEEATIEPVGLERNERHDH
- a CDS encoding acetate CoA/acetoacetate CoA-transferase alpha subunit (product_source=KO:K01034; cath_funfam=3.40.1080.10; cog=COG1788; ko=KO:K01034; pfam=PF01144; smart=SM00882; superfamily=100950; tigrfam=TIGR02429); translated protein: MKTKVVSKESLKDHLHDGMSIMVGGFMACGTPETIVDMIIESGIKDLTMYCNDAGFPDRGIGRIIAKGQCKKLYTSHIGLNPEAQAMMNDGRMEIVLVPQGTLAEQIRAGGSGLGGVLTPTGLGTLVEEGKQVLEIKGKKYLLEEAFKADLSIVKANVADTVGNSRLLGTTLNFNPLMALAGEKVMVEADEIVEHINQDDVTIPHVVVDYVIKEEH
- a CDS encoding 3-keto-5-aminohexanoate cleavage enzyme (product_source=KO:K18013; cath_funfam=3.20.20.70; cog=COG3246; ko=KO:K18013; pfam=PF05853; superfamily=51395), translating into MSKLIITAAICGAEVTKEHNPATPYTVAEIAAEAKAAHEAGAAIIHLHVREDDGTPTQSKARYEECMKAIKEVCPNVIVQPSTGGAVGMSSEERLQPVTLNPEMATLDCGTCNFGGDEIFENTENMIIEFAAKMAEHGVKPECEVFDKGMIDMALRLQKKGLIKDENLHFDFVMGVNGGISATPRDLLFMVESIPSNSTWTAAGIGRHEFPLAAMTIVMGGHVRVGFEDNVYLEKGVLAKSNAELVNKVVQLAKLLGREVATSDEAREILGLK
- a CDS encoding electron transfer flavoprotein alpha subunit (product_source=KO:K03522; cath_funfam=3.40.50.1220,3.40.50.620; cog=COG2025; ko=KO:K03522; pfam=PF00766,PF01012; smart=SM00893; superfamily=52402) → MYDIDLARDYFVFIEQRDGKIMDVAYELIGEATRLVKRTDGYKVVGLLLGHNVDNLAKEAIAYGCDKVIVVDDELLKVYVPEAYTKAVAGIIQEYKPDGMFIGATSLGRDLGPRVAARCKTGLTADATVIEVDPEDEGTKLLWVTRPAFGGNLFGTIICPDHRPQMATIRPGVLVKNEKDESRQGEIVKFDAKLDKNDINVDILDIVKKVAEGVDITKAEIVISGGRGVGGPEGFELLEKVAKSIDGVVAGSRASVDAGWIEKAKQVGQTGKTIRPLVYIACGISGAVQHTAGMDKADFIIAINKDKYAPIFDVAHVGIVGDLFEVLPELEKQFLEIK
- a CDS encoding electron transfer flavoprotein beta subunit (product_source=KO:K03521; cath_funfam=3.40.50.620; cog=COG2086; ko=KO:K03521; pfam=PF01012; smart=SM00893; superfamily=52402) yields the protein MNIVVLIKQVPDTTEIKVNFETGTLIRDGVKSIMNPDDRAGLEEALKIKDASGAHVTVVTMGPPQADSMLREALAMGADEAILVSDGRFAGADTWATSSTIAGVLNKLDFDLIIAGRQAIDGDTAQVGPQTAEKLNIPHITYVEEVVEYTEKDITVHRQYEDGYHVIKAEFPCLLTTLTEMNKPRYMSTNGIVDAFEKEVKVWTLDDIEVDVANIGLKGSPTKVRKTFTKEATEKADLFEGTAQEAAALITKELASRNLI
- a CDS encoding 3-aminobutyryl-CoA ammonia-lyase (product_source=KO:K18014; cath_funfam=3.10.129.10; cog=COG1607; ko=KO:K18014; superfamily=54637), with protein sequence MKKIESLIRLRMSSHDAHYGGNLVDGARMLGLFGDVATELLIKRDGDEGLFVAYKDVEFTAPVYAGDYIEAYGYIEKEGNTSRTMTFEARKVIQPRTDINDSAAEFLEEPIVVCKATGVCLVPKEKKRYE
- a CDS encoding acetate CoA/acetoacetate CoA-transferase beta subunit (product_source=KO:K01035; cath_funfam=3.40.1080.10; cog=COG2057; ko=KO:K01035; pfam=PF01144; smart=SM00882; superfamily=100950; tigrfam=TIGR02428), with product MDVKEKIVKRVAQELQDGQLVNLGIGMPTLVANYLPEDVSVVLQSENGMVGLIGLDGKEPDLNITNAGGQYVDVDEYGAFFDSSYSFALIRGGHVDATVLGTLEVDQEGNIANYMIPGKLVPGMGGAMDLVTGAKRVIVSTTHTSKGAPKILKKCTLPITGCKSADMIVTELAVFEVKDNYLLLTEVAEESSVEEVLELTEADVKLAEDIKRF
- a CDS encoding butyryl-CoA dehydrogenase (product_source=KO:K00248; cath_funfam=1.10.540.10,1.20.140.10,2.40.110.10; cog=COG1960; ko=KO:K00248; pfam=PF00441,PF02770,PF02771; superfamily=47203,56645), which translates into the protein MDFKLTKQQELFLDLFENFSQNEVKPLAAEVDEEERFPVETVELLKKYGFMGIPFPKEYGGAGASDVEYAMAVETLSKYCATTGVIVSAHTSLCANPIYMFGTEEQKQKFLVPLAKGEKIGAFGLTEPNAGTDAGGQQTTAVLDGDEYVLNGSKIFITNGGYADIYIIIAMTDKSKGTRGISAFIVEADNPGFSIGKKELKLGIRGSSTTELIMKDCRIPKDQLLGKVGQGFKVAMQTLDGGRIGIAAQGLGIAQGAIDETVAYVKERKQFNRPISAFQNTQFQLADMQTKTDAARLLVYRAASCKAQKLPYSNEAAMAKLFASETAMEVTTKAVQLFGGYGYTREYPVERMMRDAKITEIYEGTSEVQRMVISAHLLNK
- a CDS encoding 3-hydroxybutyryl-CoA dehydratase (product_source=KO:K17865; cath_funfam=3.10.129.10; cog=COG2030; ko=KO:K17865; pfam=PF01575; superfamily=54637; transmembrane_helix_parts=Inside_1_57,TMhelix_58_80,Outside_81_139), with product MSYTIDMIEMGQKATFTKTVSESDVYLFAGVSGDLNPAHTNEEYCKDTMFKTRIAHGMLSASFISTVFGMTLPGPGTIFLENNCKFRKPVFINDTITAEVEVSEIINEKNIVKFMTRCFNQNGDIVIEGTATLMPPKKG
- a CDS encoding L-erythro-3,5-diaminohexanoate dehydrogenase (product_source=KO:K18012; cath_funfam=3.40.50.720; cog=COG0604; ko=KO:K18012; superfamily=51735); translation: MKQGNKYGTHRVIEPKGVLPQPAAKVDNDMNIYDNEILIDVLALNIDSASFTQIADEQGHDEAKIGNRIMEIVAEKGKQQNPVTGSGGMLIGIIKEIGPALEGKTDLKVGDKIATLVSLSLTPLKIEKIKKIHMDIDRVEIEGQAILFESGIYAVLPSDMSETLALAALDVAGAPAQAQKLATKGQSVLILGAAGKSGVMCCYEAKKSVGAEGKVIGFINLESDREMLEKTGFCDHVIVGDATNAIEVLDKVKEATGGEEVDVCINCVNVMNTEMASILPVKDGGIVYFFSMATSFTKAALGAEGVGKDVTMIIGNGYTKNHAKITLDALRESKVLRDIFEEKYL